The proteins below are encoded in one region of Silene latifolia isolate original U9 population chromosome 2, ASM4854445v1, whole genome shotgun sequence:
- the LOC141644047 gene encoding fatty acid desaturase 4, chloroplastic-like, with amino-acid sequence MSFLPQQSRLLKSSHYPRKSVLNTHSSYRVHCSIITTTKPGPNQTRLILNPKPTTSTAPRPNDPSLKSTWTHRAWVTSGCTTLLIALAKSLTTSTESHIWFEPILSGLAGYILADLGSGVYHWGIDNYGGPKTPLVGAQIEAFQGHHKWPWTITKRQFANNLHALAQVITFTVLPMDLILHDPTQLAFVGSFAGCIMFSQQFHAWAHSTKSKLPQIVVALQDVGVLVSRSQHAAHHRPPYNGNYCIVSGVWNKYLDENKVFEVLEMVLFFKFGLMPRSWSEPSLEWIEDDVTISSSSP; translated from the coding sequence ATGTCTTTCCTTCCTCAACAAAGTCGTCTCCTTAAATCATCCCATTACCCTCGCAAAAGCGTTCTAAATACCCATTCTTCGTACCGGGTCCATTGCTCTATCATAACTACTACAAAACCTGGCCCAAACCAAACACGACTAATTCTCAATCCAAAACCTACGACATCTACCGCTCCAAGGCCAAATGACCCGTCCCTAAAATCAACATGGACACATCGAGCATGGGTAACTAGCGGGTGTACAACATTACTCATTGCGCTAGCCAAGTCACTAACCACCTCAACCGAGTCCCATATTTGGTTCGAACCCATATTATCGGGCTTAGCCGGGTACATATTAGCGGATCTCGGGTCCGGAGTTTACCATTGGGGAATTGACAATTATGGTGGGCCCAAAACCCCATTAGTAGGAGCCCAAATTGAGGCCTTTCAAGGACACCACAAGTGGCCTTGGACCATTACAAAGCGCCAATTTGCTAACAATCTACACGCCTTAGCCCAGGTCATAACATTCACGGTCCTACCCATGGACCTCATCCTCCATGACCCGACCCAATTGGCCTTTGTCGGATCCTTCGCGGGTTGCATTATGTTTAGCCAGCAATTCCATGCATGGGCCCATTCAACAAAAAGCAAGTTACCCCAAATTGTTGTGGCGCTACAAGACGTAGGAGTGTTGGTGTCCCGGTCGCAACATGCAGCACACCATCGTCCTCCTTATAATGGTAACTATTGTATAGTAAGTGGCGTATGGAACAAGTACTTGGATGAAAATAAGGTATTTGAGGTACTAGAAATGGTGTTGTTTTTTAAGTTTGGATTAATGCCTAGGTCTTGGAGTGAGCCTAGTTTGGAGTGGATTGAAGATGATGTTACAATCTCTTCCTCCTCACCTTAG